The window GGACCAGTGCCGGCATCGCGCACATCTGGCTCGACGGCGTCCGCAAGGTCACCCTCGACAAGTCCGTGCCGCAGATCGGCGCGCCGACGGCGTGGCAGTCCGGCTACACCGGCAAGGGCGTGAAGATCGCCGTTCTGGACACCGGTGTCGACGCCACCCACGCGGATCTGAAGTCCCAGGTGGTGGCGGCCAAGAACTTCACCACCAGCAACAGCACGGCCGACCGGGTCGGCCACGGCACCCATGTCGCCTCCATCGCGGCGGGCACCGGCGCCAAGTCGGGCGGCAAGTACAAGGGTGTGGCGCCCGGCGCCAAGATCCTCAACGGCAAGGTCCTCGACGACGAGGGCTACGGCGACGACTCCGGCATCCTGGCCGGCATGGAGTGGGCGGCCCAGCAGGGCGCCGACATCGTCAACCTCAGCCTCGGCGGCGAGGACACCCCGGGTGTCGACCCGCTGGAGGCGGAAGTCGACAAGCTCTCCGCCGAGAAGGGCATCCTCTTCGCGATCGCCGCGGGCAACGAGGGCCCCGAGTCGGTCGGTTCGCCCGGCAGCGCCGACTCCGCCATCACCGTCGGCGCGGTCGACAAGAAGAACCGTCTCGCCGACTTCTCCTCCACCGGCCCGCGGGTGGGCGACGGCGCCATCAAGCCCGACGTCACCGCGCCGGGCGTGGCCATCACCGCCGCCGCGGCCAAGGGCAGCCTGATCGCCAAGGAGGTCGGCGAGAGCCCGGCCGGCTACCTGACCATCGACGGCACCTCGATGGCTACCCCGCACGTCGCCGGTGCCGCCGCGCTCCTCAAGCAGCAGCACCCCGACTGGGGTTACGCCGAACTGAAGGGCGCGCTGACCGGCTCCGCCAAGGGCGGTCCGTACACCCCCTTCGAGCAGGGCGCCGGCCGTATCGCCGTCGACAAGGCGATCAAGCAGACCGTGATCGCCGACCCGGTCTCGGTGAGCTTCGGCATCCAGTCCTGGCCGCACACGGACGACGAGCCGGTCACCAAGCAGCTGACCTACCGCAACCTCGGCACCGAGGACGTCACGCTCAGCCTGGCCATGACGGCCACCGACCCCAAGGGCCGGCCGGTCCCGGACGGCTTCTTCACGCTCGGCGCGACGGAGGTGACGGTCCCGGCCGGCGACAAGGCCTCCGTCGACCTGACCGTGAACACCCGGCTGGGCGGCACTCTGGACGGCGGGTACTCGGCGTACGTGACGGCGACCGGCGGCGGGCAGAGCGTCCGTACGGCCGCGGCCGTGCAGCGCGAGGTCGAGTCGTACGACGTCACCGTCAAGCACATCGGCCGGGACGGCAAGCCCACCGCCGCCCACGACACGATCCTGTACGGCTACACCGGCCGCGGCGCCTGGCGCACCTACCGGGTGCCGGACGGCGCAGGTACGACGACCGTGCGCGTGCCCAAGGGCACCTACGTGCTGGACGCCTGGATCGCGAAGGACCTGACCACCTTCAAGGGCGGTCTGGACTGGCTGGTCCAGCCGAAGCTGAGCGTCACCGGGAACGTCACGGTCACGGTCGACGCCCGGAAGGCCAAGCCGGCCGACATCACCGTGCCGGACAAGACCGCACGGCAGCACGGCGCGACGATCGGCTACTCCTACGACCCGGCGATGTACGACGTCGCCATGCCCCTCGGCTCGTGGTCCCAGCTGCGCACCGGTTCCATCGGCGGCGACGTCAGCGGGCTCAGCCAGGTCTGGAGCGGCCAGTGGACCAAGGGCTCGTCGGCCGAGTACGACGTGGTGACCACCGCGAAGGTCAAGCGGTTCCAGGGCGGCAAGGTGCGCCACTACGCGGCACGTGAGCTGGCCACGGTGAAGAACTCCCTCGGCGCGGGTGCCTCCGGCAAGACCGGCGCCGTCACGCCCTTGGCCCTCACCGGCGACGGCCTCGTCATGGCGGACACCATCGAGCAGAAGCTGCCGGGCACCCGGACGCTGTACCTGTCGACGGGCAACGGCGTCTACTGGTTCCTCTACGCGGAGCAGTTCCGAGGCCACGACAAGCAGAACCAGCCGATCAGTGAGGCGCTGTACACGCCCGACGACGTCAAGGCCTACAAGGGCGGCAAGACCTACACCAACACCTTCAACAGGGCGGTTTTCGGTCCCCACCTGAACCACGACTACGGCGTCTTCCGTTACAGGAACGAGCTCTACGGCTCCCTGCCGCTGTTCGCCGACTCCGGGGCGCACGGGGGCTACTCGACGTTCACCTTGGTGCAGACGACCCTGTACCGCAACGGCAAGAAGGTCGCGTCCAACCACGACCCGCTGTTCGGCGAGTCCTTCGACGTCACGGCCGGTGACGCCCAGTACCGGCTGACGACCTCGGTCAAGCGCAGCGCGAAGGTCGCGGGCGCCTCCACCCGCGTCGACGCGAGCTGGACGTTCCGCTCCAAGAAGCCGTCCGGCTCGTCCGAGGTCCGGCTGCCGGCCTCCACGCTCCGCTTCAAGGCCACCACCGGCCTGGACAACCGTGTCGCGGCGGGCAGGACGGCCACCTTCCCGGTCACCGTCGAGGGTGCCGCCGCGGGCAAGAACCTCAAGTCGCTGAGCGTCTGGGTGTCCTACAACGACGGCAAGACCTGGAAGAAGGTCACCGTCAAGAAGGGCAAGATCACGGTCAAGAACCCGGCGAAGGGCAAGGCCGTCTCGTACAAGGCCAAGATCACCGACAAGAAGGGCAATGTGTCCACGGTCGCGATCTACGGTGCGTACCGCGGCAAGTGAGCCGGTGTCGAGGGCCCGTGAGGGCTCTTGACGGATGAGCGGCCCGCTGGAAGCACGGCTTCCGGCGGGCCGTTCCCGTGCTCGTGAGCAGCCTGCTCGTGCCGGGCGGATGTGCGGGACGGCCCTCGCTGGATAAAGTCGTCCTTTTACACCTGGTTGTGGGGACAACCAGAGCGCCTCGGGGAGGGCCTGCAGCACATGAGTCGTCGTTCCAATGGCTTGGTCGGTGTCTGGGCTGAGACGCAGAGGCAGCAGCAGCGCCAGACGGAGGCCGACGCCCGACGGCGGCGACAGGAGGAGCAGCAGGCACGTGCCCGTCAGCGGCGAGCGGCACAGAGCCACCGCGACTACCGGCAGGCGGAGGCCCGGCGCCGTACCGAGGAACTGGACGCACAGGTCGCGTCCCTGCAAGGCCTTCTCGCCTCGGGATGCCGGGCCCCGGTCTTCAGGGCCTCCTCCCTCACACGCCCCGAGGCGATCCAGCCCTTCGCCCCGGGCCCACTGGCTCAGCCCGTGCCCATGCCGAACGCCGAGCACTACCAGGCGCAGGGCGGGTGGACCGCCGGCCGCCGGGCACAGGCGCAGGCCGAGGCCCGTGCGCGCTTCGAGCGGGACTGGCACGCGGCGCAGGCGGCGGAGGCGCGGCGGCAGCAGCAACTGGCGTCGTACCAGCGGGAGTACCAGCGGTGGGCCGACGCACAACTGGCCGAGGTGCGGCGGCACAACGCGGGCATCGTGGAGCTGACCGAGGGAGTCGGCCGCCGCGATCCCGACGCCGTGGTCGAGTACTTCTCCGCTGCTCTGTACGCGTCGACCGCGTGGCCGGAGGGCTTTCCCCGTCAGGTGGCGGCGGCCTACGACTCGGCAGCCGGACAGCTCGTGCTGGACTGGGAGATGCCCGCCTACGACGTCGTCCCCGAGGTCAAGTCCGTTCGGTACGTGTCCACGACGGACCAGGACAAGGAGACGCCCCGGCCGGTGACGCAGCGCAGGGCCCTCTACCGGGAGGTCCTGGCGCAGTGCGCGCTGCTCGTCCTGCACGAACTCTTCGCCGCGGACGAGCTGGGCGCCCTCGAATCCGTGACCTTGAACGGGTTCGTGGACGGGCACGACCCCACGACGGGCCGGCCGGGCCACATCCACCTGGTGACCGTCATGGCCCCGCGCGCCATGTTCCGCGACCTGCACCTGGCGCAGGTGGACGCCTGCAGCTGCCTGGCCGACGCACTGCGCGGGCAGCTCTCGGCCCGCCCCGACCAGCTCACCGCGGTGCGGTCGGGCCGCAGGCCGCAGGAGGTCGGGAACCGCGTCGTCACACACGGCAGCGACGAGGATCCCGACCTGTACGCGATGGACCCGATCGCCTTCGAGAACCTCGTCGCCGAACTCTTCCGGGCCATGGGGATGCAGGCGGTCACCACCCAACGCTCCAACGACGGCGGGGTGGACGTCGACGCGCTGGACCCGGCACCCATCCGCGGCGGCAAGATCGTCGTGCAGGTCAAGCGCTACCGCAACACGGTGCCGCCCACCGCCGTGCGCGACTTGTACGGGACCGTGCAGGACGCGGGCGCCAACAAGGGCGTCCTCGTGACGACGTCGAAGTTCGGCCCCGGCTCGCACACCTTCGCCAACGGCAAGCCGCTGGAACTGATCCCGGGCACCGAACTCGTCGACCTGCTCCACCGCCACGGGCTGCGCGGGCGCCTGGGCGACGGTGCCCGTCCCTCCGCGGCGCAGCCGACGCCGCCGGCTGCGGACACCCGGCTGCCCGACGAGCACAACGTGCTGGGCATGTCGTGGACCGGGAGCGTCGCCCTGGACGTGTGCGCCCTGGTCTGCTGTGGCAACCGCGTCCTCAGCGACGACCACTTCGTCTTCTTCAACAACCCGCGGACACCGGACGGCTCGGTACGCGCCCTGCCCGCCCACGCCCCCGACAAGGCCGCGATCTGCGTCTCCTTCGACGCGTTGCCGGGCGAGGCCGACCGGCTCGTCCTCGTGGCCGCCGTCGACCCGGAGGCCGACCCGGACGCCGACCTCTCCGGCTTCACGGACGCGAGCATCCGTCTGCTCGACCCGAAACTGGCCGAGCTGGGACGACTGAAGGTCTCCGACGGCCGGCCCCGCGAAACCGCACTGGTACTCGGCTCCTTCCGCCGCAGGCCGAACGGCGACTGGGACTTCGTCCTCGGCGGCAAGGGCTACACGGGCGGCCTGGAGGAACTGGTGCGGGACTTCGGCATCGAGGTGGAGTAGACGGGTGACCCCGGGATGTCACTCGGGGGCGAAGGCGAAGCTGCGCCACGGACTTGTCACCCTGGCGACCTGGTCGGACTGTCCGATGTCCAGGTAGTTGCTCTGCCCGCCCGCCGGCACGGTGCAGTCCGGTGCGGTGTACAGCACCAGATTGCTCTGTGTCTGGTTCTCGACGTGTGTCACGTCCTCGGGGAAACGGTGACATCCGTGGATCGGCGGGTTGGAGAGGGTCTCCACGAGCCGGACACCGCTCCGCGCCACGACCTGACCGGACGCCTGGTCCTGGCACGCGGTGAGCGCGATGCCGAGCAACGCGATGCCGATGAGCGCGGCCGTCGACCGTGAAGAAGGCATCGAGCCTCCTGAAGTACGGGGAGCTGCGGCGGACGTCGTCCTTCCTTCACTATCCGCCAGACCCGACGGGCCCGCACGGTGAGGACAACCGCCGCGGTCCGTGAACCGGACGAGCGCTCGGTGACGGCGACCGCCGCATCCCCCGGACCACCGGCTGCACGGGGCTGTGAACGCGGCTTGATGATCCACGTCCTCCGGTCCCGCTGCCGGCCCGGCCTAGCAGAAGCCGTTGAGTTCCCACCAATCGCCGTCGGTCCGCTGGCCGGACGTCAGGGTGCCCGTGTCCCGTCCCCGGTAGGTGATCAGCCAGCCCGGGTGGCCGGGGTAGCCGTCGATCACGTACTTCGTGTTGGTCACGGCGGCGAGATCGGGACGCCCGTCGCCGGAGAAGTCACCGACCGATATCAGGTTTGCCATGGCCTTCCAGCCCTTTGAGCCGATGAGCTTGCGCTTGCCGAGCTTCCCCTTGGACGTGCCGGGGTAGAGCCACAGCTTGCCGGTGGACGCCTCGCGTGCGTAGAGGTCGGGACGGCCGTCGCCGGTCACGTCGCCCATGGCGACGAGCGCGTTCATCTTGTTCCAGCCGCTGGAGCCGATGAGCTTGCGCTTGCCGAGCTTGCCCTTGGACGCGCCCGGGTAGAGCCACAGCTTGCCCGTGGCCTTCTCGACCGCGATCAGATCGGAGCGGCGGTCACCTGTCAGATCACCGAAGGCGGTGATGTGGCTCATGGACTTCCAGCCCGAACTGATGAGCTTGCGCTTGCCGAGGGAGCCGGTGCCGGTGCCGGGGTAGAGCCACAGCTTGCCGGTGGACGCCTCGCGTGCGATGAGGTCCTCACGGCCGTCACCGTTGAAGTCGCCGTGGCGGGTGAGGGCGTTCATCTTGTTCCAGCCGCTGGAGCCGATGAGCTTGCCCTTGCCGTTGCCCGGAGTGAACCAGAGCCGTCCGGCCTTGTCGCGGACGATCATGTCGGCCCTGCGGTCGCCGTTCATGTCCCCGAAGCCCAGCGCCTTCGGAGAGGTCTCGGAATACCAGCGCGGGTAGGCGGGCGAGGAGCACTCGCGCTTGGTGCGGACGAACTTGATCGAGCTGGTGGTCGCGTCCGGGCCCCAGGCCCACTCGCCGGCCTTGTTCGGCCTCTGGGCCCAGTAGCCGCCCCCCGGCTCGTAGTTCTTGTCCTCGTAGAGGCAGGCGATCTTCTTCGTACGGTTGGTGTACGTGTGGATCTTGTTGTCCCAGCTGCCCAGGGACGCGACGTTCTTGTTCGTCTTCCACATCGAGCCGCTGGGGCTCTTGCCCTTCCAACCGCAGAAGTAGCCCGCCGGGCAGCTGTTCGAACTCGCGGCCGCCGGAGCGGCGTTCACGGCGGCCAGACCGGTGCCGGTGAGTACGAGGCCGACGAGTGTCGCCATGCCCCGGTTGAAACGGTTCTGCATGTGTGGTGTTCCCCTCCCATTGACGCGCGCCGGCACCTTGTCCCCACAACAAGCCGGGATTTCCGTGAAGTTGCTGTGGATCCTCGGCGGCTGTCCGACGCAAGCCAACTGATCGTAAAGTACGTTGAGCCTCTTTGCCGGGAGACGGTCACTGGCCGGGGGTGGCTGGGACGCGCCCAGGTCCGCGCCCGTCAGCCGATCGAGTCCATGAAGCCCAGCATCCGGCGGTTGACCTCGTCCGCGTGGTCGATCTGCGGTCCGTGACCGGTGTTCGAGACGATCTCGGCCCGGGCGCCCTGTATCAGCCGCGGAACGCGCTCCACTTGCCGCTTCGCATGCACGAGGAGGCTTCGCTTGCCGAGTACCAGATAGAGCGGGGTGCGGACGGTGGACAGCTCCTGCTCGGACAGGGGCAGTGGAGACGGGCGGCGAATGCGGTGGGCGCGGACGGCCGCTCTGATCATCGTGCGCAGCTGCGGCACGACGAGGACCGGCTGCTCCAGCCGGGCCGCCAGCCGGGGGCGCAGCACCTTGGGCGCGAAGGTCGCGAAGAGGCCGGCGAAAATCCAAACGAAGAAGCGCAGGCCGACCTTCTCCAGGCCGCCGGGATCGAGCAGGGTGACCGAGGCGAGGCGTGTGGGCCTGCGGTGCGCCTGATTCAGGGCGAGCCATCCTCCGTAGGAGGAACCGACCAGGTGGACGTGGTCGAGACCGAGTCCGGCGAGTGTCTCGTCCAGCCACTGGGCGGCACGTTCGGGCTGGTGAATGGGTTCACGCTGAACGCTGCGGCCGGGGTCGCCGGGTGTGTCGATCGCGTAGACGGGGCGCTCGGCGCTGAGCGCCGGAGTGTTCGGGTACCACATGGCGGAGCAGCTGCCGGCGCCATGCACCAGGACCACGGGGGTGCGGGAGGCGCCGGCCGGGTCGTCGGGGCCGTACCGGTAGACGTGCGTCGTCCCGAAGCTGGTCTCCACGTCCTCCTGCGCGACAGCCGGCGCGCCCATGGCGTAGACGGCGTCGCACGCGGAGAAGTAGCGCTCACGCAGGGCGTCGCTCACATATCGCCCTACGTCGGGCCGGTCGCGTTCGCGGGTCGTGGTCTCGGGCACGGAAGGCCACCTCCAGAGGCAACAACTCGTTCGTGGTACGACCGTACCATCAACTTGATACGGCTGTATCATGAAAATGGCCGGATCGGGTCGGGCAACCAGCACAGACGGTGGACGAGAGGCGCAGCCGATGCCGAAGCGCGTGGACCACGCACAACGACGAACCGAGATCGCCGAGGCACTCGTCAGGGCCGCGGCGCGGCGCGGGCTGCACGCCGTGGGGATGCGCGACGTGGCAGCGGAGGCCGGCGTGTCACTGCGGCTGGTCCAGTACTACTTCGAGACCAAGGAGAAGCTGCTGCTCTTCGGGCTGCAACATCTGACGGAGAGGTTCGAAGAACGGGTCGCCGCCCGGGTTCAGGCAGCCGGGGCCAGTCTGGGCCCCCGCGCGGTGATCGAGGCACTTCTGATGGCGGCACTCCCGACCGATGACGAAAGCCGCACCTTCCACTTCCTCTACACCTCGTACGCCGTCCTGGCCGTGACCGACGAGGCGCTTGCCGCCCAGCCCTTCATCGCGAACCCTGATGCCGCCGAGGACACCCTCACCGGGCTCCTCCGGCAGGCGCGAGGGGCCGATCTCACCGGGCCCGGAATCGACGCGAGAGACGAAGCGGTCAGCCTGCTCGCCATGTCGGCCGGACTCGGCACCAGCATCCTGGTCGGCCAGCGCAGCCCGGAGTCAGCGGCCGCGGTCCTGAATCGTCACCTGGACCGGATCTTCCAGGTCGGTTGACGGGGTTCGCCGACGGGGCGGGTGCGATAAGGGCGAAAGTGCTTCAGGACCATGCCGTCGAGGTGGAACAAGCGGGCCTGAGT of the Streptomyces sp. NBC_01788 genome contains:
- a CDS encoding alpha/beta fold hydrolase — translated: MPETTTRERDRPDVGRYVSDALRERYFSACDAVYAMGAPAVAQEDVETSFGTTHVYRYGPDDPAGASRTPVVLVHGAGSCSAMWYPNTPALSAERPVYAIDTPGDPGRSVQREPIHQPERAAQWLDETLAGLGLDHVHLVGSSYGGWLALNQAHRRPTRLASVTLLDPGGLEKVGLRFFVWIFAGLFATFAPKVLRPRLAARLEQPVLVVPQLRTMIRAAVRAHRIRRPSPLPLSEQELSTVRTPLYLVLGKRSLLVHAKRQVERVPRLIQGARAEIVSNTGHGPQIDHADEVNRRMLGFMDSIG
- a CDS encoding FG-GAP-like repeat-containing protein, translated to MQNRFNRGMATLVGLVLTGTGLAAVNAAPAAASSNSCPAGYFCGWKGKSPSGSMWKTNKNVASLGSWDNKIHTYTNRTKKIACLYEDKNYEPGGGYWAQRPNKAGEWAWGPDATTSSIKFVRTKRECSSPAYPRWYSETSPKALGFGDMNGDRRADMIVRDKAGRLWFTPGNGKGKLIGSSGWNKMNALTRHGDFNGDGREDLIAREASTGKLWLYPGTGTGSLGKRKLISSGWKSMSHITAFGDLTGDRRSDLIAVEKATGKLWLYPGASKGKLGKRKLIGSSGWNKMNALVAMGDVTGDGRPDLYAREASTGKLWLYPGTSKGKLGKRKLIGSKGWKAMANLISVGDFSGDGRPDLAAVTNTKYVIDGYPGHPGWLITYRGRDTGTLTSGQRTDGDWWELNGFC
- a CDS encoding restriction endonuclease, which produces MSRRSNGLVGVWAETQRQQQRQTEADARRRRQEEQQARARQRRAAQSHRDYRQAEARRRTEELDAQVASLQGLLASGCRAPVFRASSLTRPEAIQPFAPGPLAQPVPMPNAEHYQAQGGWTAGRRAQAQAEARARFERDWHAAQAAEARRQQQLASYQREYQRWADAQLAEVRRHNAGIVELTEGVGRRDPDAVVEYFSAALYASTAWPEGFPRQVAAAYDSAAGQLVLDWEMPAYDVVPEVKSVRYVSTTDQDKETPRPVTQRRALYREVLAQCALLVLHELFAADELGALESVTLNGFVDGHDPTTGRPGHIHLVTVMAPRAMFRDLHLAQVDACSCLADALRGQLSARPDQLTAVRSGRRPQEVGNRVVTHGSDEDPDLYAMDPIAFENLVAELFRAMGMQAVTTQRSNDGGVDVDALDPAPIRGGKIVVQVKRYRNTVPPTAVRDLYGTVQDAGANKGVLVTTSKFGPGSHTFANGKPLELIPGTELVDLLHRHGLRGRLGDGARPSAAQPTPPAADTRLPDEHNVLGMSWTGSVALDVCALVCCGNRVLSDDHFVFFNNPRTPDGSVRALPAHAPDKAAICVSFDALPGEADRLVLVAAVDPEADPDADLSGFTDASIRLLDPKLAELGRLKVSDGRPRETALVLGSFRRRPNGDWDFVLGGKGYTGGLEELVRDFGIEVE
- a CDS encoding TetR/AcrR family transcriptional regulator; this translates as MPKRVDHAQRRTEIAEALVRAAARRGLHAVGMRDVAAEAGVSLRLVQYYFETKEKLLLFGLQHLTERFEERVAARVQAAGASLGPRAVIEALLMAALPTDDESRTFHFLYTSYAVLAVTDEALAAQPFIANPDAAEDTLTGLLRQARGADLTGPGIDARDEAVSLLAMSAGLGTSILVGQRSPESAAAVLNRHLDRIFQVG
- a CDS encoding S8 family peptidase, whose product is MTSPASARPEHRAANAAGPAAHRTITLITGDRVTVDAKGRVIGLHRAEGREQIPVQVRRMGGRTLVVPADASRLIASGKLDQRLFDITELNKSATRRSFKDGLKVIVGYQGAATAARADVREAGTLRRALKALNADAVQTPVKDTPELWEALTDGDRTSAGIAHIWLDGVRKVTLDKSVPQIGAPTAWQSGYTGKGVKIAVLDTGVDATHADLKSQVVAAKNFTTSNSTADRVGHGTHVASIAAGTGAKSGGKYKGVAPGAKILNGKVLDDEGYGDDSGILAGMEWAAQQGADIVNLSLGGEDTPGVDPLEAEVDKLSAEKGILFAIAAGNEGPESVGSPGSADSAITVGAVDKKNRLADFSSTGPRVGDGAIKPDVTAPGVAITAAAAKGSLIAKEVGESPAGYLTIDGTSMATPHVAGAAALLKQQHPDWGYAELKGALTGSAKGGPYTPFEQGAGRIAVDKAIKQTVIADPVSVSFGIQSWPHTDDEPVTKQLTYRNLGTEDVTLSLAMTATDPKGRPVPDGFFTLGATEVTVPAGDKASVDLTVNTRLGGTLDGGYSAYVTATGGGQSVRTAAAVQREVESYDVTVKHIGRDGKPTAAHDTILYGYTGRGAWRTYRVPDGAGTTTVRVPKGTYVLDAWIAKDLTTFKGGLDWLVQPKLSVTGNVTVTVDARKAKPADITVPDKTARQHGATIGYSYDPAMYDVAMPLGSWSQLRTGSIGGDVSGLSQVWSGQWTKGSSAEYDVVTTAKVKRFQGGKVRHYAARELATVKNSLGAGASGKTGAVTPLALTGDGLVMADTIEQKLPGTRTLYLSTGNGVYWFLYAEQFRGHDKQNQPISEALYTPDDVKAYKGGKTYTNTFNRAVFGPHLNHDYGVFRYRNELYGSLPLFADSGAHGGYSTFTLVQTTLYRNGKKVASNHDPLFGESFDVTAGDAQYRLTTSVKRSAKVAGASTRVDASWTFRSKKPSGSSEVRLPASTLRFKATTGLDNRVAAGRTATFPVTVEGAAAGKNLKSLSVWVSYNDGKTWKKVTVKKGKITVKNPAKGKAVSYKAKITDKKGNVSTVAIYGAYRGK